A window of Xylophilus sp. GW821-FHT01B05 contains these coding sequences:
- a CDS encoding ATP-binding protein, with translation MPMQSAKLPRKIDTNGAGAQPTLNGAARLDDATGLKNMLQLIQLRWIAVIGQVVTIEVAHYGFGIRLPLNNMLTLLACLAAFNVASQLRYRSRREVTNGELFLALLVDVGMLTAQLYLSGGATNPFTFLYLLQVTLGAVLLKSWSTWTMVAITAACLAGLALFGRPLALPPDHDRGLYSPYIQGMLICFALNAALLVIFITRIGRNLRERDARLADLRQRAAEEEHIVRMGLLASGAAHELGTPLSTLAVILGDWRHLPHFSSDPELLQEVTEMQAQVQRCKSIVSGILLSAGEARGESSEETTIGTFLDDLVEEWRATRPVVAFTYENRFGHDLPMVSDTALQQMICNVLDNALEASPRWTGLEVMRNADALALIVTDSGPGFAPGMLAQFGKPYQSSKGRPGGGLGLFLAVNVARTLGGSVAAHNRPEGGASVTITLPLSAITLEEDEGHAS, from the coding sequence ATGCCAATGCAAAGCGCAAAGTTGCCTCGCAAGATTGACACCAACGGAGCAGGCGCGCAGCCTACCCTTAACGGGGCCGCGCGCCTGGATGATGCGACCGGCCTGAAGAACATGCTGCAGCTGATCCAGCTGCGCTGGATTGCGGTCATCGGGCAGGTTGTCACGATCGAAGTCGCGCACTACGGCTTTGGCATTCGGCTCCCACTCAACAACATGCTGACCTTGCTGGCCTGCCTTGCGGCCTTCAATGTGGCAAGCCAGTTGCGCTACCGCAGTCGACGCGAGGTCACGAATGGCGAGCTGTTCCTGGCACTCCTCGTCGACGTGGGCATGTTGACGGCGCAGCTCTACCTGAGTGGTGGCGCCACGAATCCGTTCACCTTCCTCTACCTGCTGCAAGTCACGCTCGGCGCGGTACTGTTGAAGTCCTGGTCAACCTGGACCATGGTGGCGATCACCGCCGCCTGCCTTGCCGGCCTGGCCCTGTTCGGCAGGCCGCTTGCGCTACCACCCGATCATGACCGCGGCCTGTACAGCCCCTACATCCAGGGCATGCTGATCTGCTTCGCGCTGAATGCTGCCCTGCTGGTAATTTTCATCACCCGCATTGGCCGCAACCTGCGCGAACGCGACGCGCGCCTGGCAGACCTGCGCCAGCGTGCAGCTGAGGAAGAACACATAGTGCGCATGGGCCTGCTGGCCTCCGGCGCCGCACACGAACTAGGCACGCCACTTTCCACGCTGGCCGTGATCCTGGGTGACTGGCGGCATCTGCCGCACTTCAGCTCCGACCCTGAATTGCTGCAAGAAGTCACGGAGATGCAGGCCCAGGTCCAGCGCTGCAAGTCCATCGTGAGCGGCATCCTGCTGTCTGCAGGGGAAGCGCGCGGGGAGTCCTCTGAAGAGACGACGATAGGCACCTTCCTCGACGACTTGGTCGAGGAGTGGCGCGCCACGCGCCCGGTCGTCGCCTTCACCTACGAGAATCGGTTCGGGCACGATCTGCCCATGGTTTCCGACACCGCCCTGCAGCAGATGATCTGCAACGTCCTGGACAATGCACTAGAAGCCTCTCCACGCTGGACGGGCCTGGAAGTCATGCGCAACGCCGACGCCCTGGCATTGATCGTCACGGATTCGGGTCCAGGCTTTGCGCCCGGTATGCTCGCGCAATTTGGCAAGCCCTACCAATCGAGCAAGGGACGGCCTGGCGGTGGCCTGGGCCTGTTCCTGGCGGTCAATGTGGCCCGCACGCTCGGCGGCAGTGTGGCGGCACACAATCGCCCCGAAGGCGGTGCCAGCGTCACCATCA
- a CDS encoding SURF1 family protein, translating into MEAAERDLRSVASLYIGAACAALLFAGFVALGTWQVERRAWKLDLIARVEQRVHAPAAPAPTPDQWAQMSASTDEYRHLRISGNFLPEHETLVQATTARGAGFWVLVPLRMADDSVVLVNRGFVPPEGRDRALRTSPETQGGTTITGLVRMTEPAGAFLRRNDPAADRWYSRDVQAIAQARGLTRVAPYFLDADATTQPEATLPGVPVGGLTVISFPNSHLVYAITWYALALMVAGATWRVGREEWRLRKCRSTTLGTDDANAKRKVASQD; encoded by the coding sequence ATGGAGGCCGCTGAGCGCGATCTGCGTTCTGTGGCCTCTTTGTATATCGGGGCCGCATGTGCAGCCCTGCTCTTCGCCGGCTTTGTCGCTCTGGGCACCTGGCAGGTTGAACGCCGGGCATGGAAGCTTGATCTCATAGCCCGTGTTGAACAGCGCGTGCATGCACCAGCAGCCCCTGCCCCAACGCCTGATCAATGGGCGCAGATGAGTGCCAGCACAGATGAGTACCGGCATCTGCGCATCAGCGGCAACTTTCTTCCAGAACACGAAACCCTGGTGCAGGCCACGACCGCACGTGGCGCCGGCTTCTGGGTTCTGGTGCCACTGCGTATGGCTGACGACAGCGTGGTACTGGTCAACCGTGGCTTCGTCCCGCCCGAGGGCCGGGACCGCGCCCTGCGCACATCACCAGAAACCCAGGGCGGGACCACCATTACCGGACTGGTGCGCATGACAGAGCCCGCTGGGGCCTTCCTGCGCCGCAACGATCCAGCCGCTGATCGCTGGTACTCGCGCGATGTGCAAGCCATTGCCCAAGCCCGCGGCCTGACCCGGGTCGCCCCCTACTTTCTGGATGCGGATGCCACAACACAACCAGAGGCCACACTCCCCGGCGTTCCGGTCGGCGGCCTGACGGTCATCAGCTTCCCCAACAGCCACCTGGTCTACGCCATCACCTGGTATGCCCTTGCCCTGATGGTTGCGGGCGCCACGTGGCGCGTTGGGCGTGAGGAGTGGCGTCTACGCAAATGCCGCAGCACGACGCTGGGGACTGACGATGCCAATGCAAAGCGCAAAGTTGCCTCGCAAGATTGA
- the cyoD gene encoding cytochrome o ubiquinol oxidase subunit IV produces the protein MSAHHDSNHHDSHDHHDHDDGASHSTLKGYATGFILSVILTAIPFWLVMAKVFDSSSTTAMVVLGFAAVQIVVHMVYFLHMNTRSEGGWNMLALVFTIVVVVITLSGSLWVMYHLNHNMMPMSVHDMKNMP, from the coding sequence ATGAGCGCGCACCACGACTCCAACCACCACGACTCCCATGATCACCATGATCATGACGATGGAGCCAGCCACAGCACCCTGAAGGGCTATGCAACGGGCTTCATCCTGTCGGTGATCCTGACGGCCATCCCGTTCTGGCTAGTGATGGCCAAGGTGTTCGACTCGTCCAGCACCACCGCCATGGTCGTGCTGGGCTTTGCTGCCGTGCAGATCGTCGTCCACATGGTGTACTTCCTGCACATGAACACCCGCTCCGAAGGCGGCTGGAACATGCTGGCGCTGGTCTTCACGATCGTGGTCGTCGTCATTACGCTGAGCGGCTCGCTGTGGGTGATGTACCACCTCAACCACAACATGATGCCCATGTCGGTCCACGACATGAAGAACATGCCTTGA
- the cyoC gene encoding cytochrome o ubiquinol oxidase subunit III translates to MSDITAPSPLGAAGNPGTPHFYETKEHHVENGTLLGFWLYLMSDCLIFACLFAVYAVQGRSYAAGPSGADLFDLPLVALNTSMLLLSSITYGFAMLEMQRKRLRPTLVWLAVTGLLGAAFIGLELYEFAHLIHEGAGPQRSAFLSSFFALVGTHGLHVTFGIVWLITLMFQLKKHGLIPENRRRLMCLSMFWHFLDVVWIGVFTFVYLMGVLP, encoded by the coding sequence ATGTCTGATATCACCGCCCCCTCCCCTCTCGGCGCCGCGGGCAACCCCGGCACCCCGCACTTCTACGAGACCAAAGAGCACCACGTAGAGAACGGCACCTTGCTCGGGTTCTGGCTCTACCTGATGAGCGATTGCCTCATCTTTGCCTGCCTGTTCGCGGTGTACGCCGTACAGGGCCGCAGCTACGCCGCCGGCCCCTCTGGTGCGGACCTGTTCGACCTGCCATTGGTCGCGCTCAATACCTCGATGCTGCTGCTGTCGTCCATCACCTATGGCTTCGCCATGCTGGAGATGCAGCGCAAGCGCCTGCGCCCAACGCTCGTCTGGCTGGCCGTCACCGGCCTGCTGGGCGCGGCCTTCATCGGCCTTGAGCTCTATGAGTTCGCCCACCTGATCCATGAAGGTGCCGGCCCGCAACGCAGTGCCTTCTTGTCCTCGTTCTTCGCGCTGGTCGGCACGCACGGCCTGCACGTGACCTTTGGCATCGTCTGGCTGATCACGCTCATGTTCCAGCTCAAGAAGCACGGCCTCATCCCCGAGAACCGCCGCCGCCTGATGTGCCTCTCGATGTTCTGGCACTTTCTGGACGTTGTCTGGATCGGCGTCTTCACCTTCGTCTACCTGATGGGAGTGCTGCCATGA
- the cyoB gene encoding cytochrome o ubiquinol oxidase subunit I: MFDHLDLTKLIFGRLTWEAIPFHEPILLLTFAAVALGGLALVGALTYFRVWGYLWREWFTSIDHKKIGIMYMVLGLVMLLRGFADALMMRLQQAISFGDSTGFLPPHHYDQIFTAHGVIMIFFVAMPLVTGLMNFVVPLQIGARDVAFPFLNNFSFWMTASGAALVMMSLFVGEFARTGWLAYPPLSGILYSPDVGVDYYIWSLQIAGIGTLLSGINLIATIVKMRAPGMKMMRMPVFTWTSLCTNILIVAAFPVLTAVLALLSLDRYAGTNFFTNDFGGNPMMYVNLIWIWGHPEVYILILPLFGVFSEVVSTFSRKRLFGYASMVYATLVITILSYLVWLHHFFTMGSGASVNSFFGITTMIISIPTGAKIFNWLFTMYRGRIQFDVPMLWTIGFMVTFTIGGMTGVLLAVPPADFVLHNSLFLIAHFHNVIIGGVLFGIFAGITYWFPKAFGYKLDPFWGKCSFWLWLSGFWFAFMPLYVLGLMGVTRRMSHFEDPSLQIWFQIAAFGAVLIALGILAFIIQLVVSFVRRESLRDHTGDPWDGRTLEWSTSSPPPAYNFAFTPRVHDNDAWWDMKQRGYVRPKEGFLPIHMPKNTGAGIILAGMSAVVGFALIWQMWALAGLSFVALLVVAISHTFNYKRDYYIPADEVVRTEADRTRLLASHV; encoded by the coding sequence ATGTTCGACCACCTCGATCTTACGAAGCTCATCTTCGGCCGCCTCACTTGGGAGGCGATTCCGTTTCACGAACCGATTCTGCTGCTGACCTTTGCCGCCGTGGCGCTTGGCGGCTTGGCACTGGTCGGTGCGCTGACCTACTTCCGCGTTTGGGGCTACCTCTGGCGTGAGTGGTTCACCAGCATCGATCACAAAAAGATCGGCATCATGTACATGGTGCTGGGCTTGGTCATGTTGCTGCGCGGCTTTGCCGATGCACTCATGATGCGCCTGCAGCAGGCCATCTCCTTCGGTGACTCGACTGGCTTCCTGCCGCCGCACCACTACGACCAGATCTTCACCGCGCACGGCGTGATCATGATCTTCTTCGTAGCCATGCCGCTGGTCACCGGGCTCATGAACTTCGTCGTGCCGCTGCAGATCGGCGCCCGCGACGTGGCCTTCCCCTTCCTCAACAACTTCAGCTTCTGGATGACCGCCAGCGGTGCTGCGTTGGTGATGATGTCGCTGTTCGTTGGCGAGTTTGCACGTACCGGCTGGCTGGCCTACCCGCCACTCTCCGGCATCCTCTACAGCCCGGACGTGGGGGTTGATTACTACATCTGGTCATTGCAGATCGCAGGCATTGGCACCTTGCTATCAGGCATCAACCTGATCGCCACCATCGTGAAGATGCGCGCGCCCGGCATGAAGATGATGCGCATGCCGGTGTTCACCTGGACCTCGCTCTGCACCAACATCCTGATCGTTGCCGCTTTCCCGGTGCTGACCGCCGTGCTTGCACTGCTGTCGCTGGACCGCTATGCCGGCACCAACTTCTTCACGAACGACTTCGGCGGCAACCCGATGATGTACGTGAACCTGATCTGGATCTGGGGCCACCCAGAGGTCTACATCCTGATCCTGCCGCTGTTCGGCGTGTTCTCTGAAGTGGTCTCCACCTTCAGCCGCAAGCGCCTGTTCGGCTACGCCTCCATGGTGTACGCAACGCTGGTGATCACCATCCTGTCCTACCTGGTCTGGCTGCACCACTTCTTCACCATGGGCTCGGGGGCCAGCGTCAACTCCTTCTTCGGGATCACGACGATGATCATCTCGATCCCCACGGGAGCGAAGATCTTCAACTGGCTGTTCACCATGTACCGTGGCCGCATCCAGTTTGACGTACCCATGCTGTGGACCATCGGCTTCATGGTTACCTTCACCATTGGCGGCATGACCGGCGTGCTGCTGGCCGTGCCCCCGGCAGACTTCGTGCTGCACAACAGCCTGTTCCTGATCGCCCACTTCCACAACGTGATCATCGGTGGCGTGCTCTTCGGCATCTTTGCCGGCATCACCTACTGGTTCCCCAAGGCCTTTGGCTACAAGCTCGACCCGTTCTGGGGCAAGTGCTCGTTCTGGCTCTGGCTGTCGGGCTTCTGGTTCGCCTTCATGCCGCTCTACGTGCTTGGCCTGATGGGCGTCACACGCCGCATGAGCCACTTCGAGGACCCGTCCTTGCAGATCTGGTTCCAGATTGCAGCCTTTGGCGCGGTCCTGATCGCGCTGGGCATCCTGGCCTTCATCATTCAGTTGGTGGTGAGCTTCGTGCGCCGCGAATCGCTGCGCGACCATACGGGCGACCCGTGGGACGGCCGCACACTGGAATGGTCGACCTCGTCGCCTCCGCCCGCCTACAACTTCGCCTTCACGCCCCGCGTGCATGACAACGATGCCTGGTGGGACATGAAGCAGCGCGGCTATGTCCGCCCGAAAGAAGGCTTCCTGCCGATCCACATGCCCAAGAACACTGGCGCAGGCATCATCCTCGCCGGCATGAGCGCCGTCGTGGGCTTTGCCCTGATCTGGCAGATGTGGGCGCTGGCAGGACTGTCCTTTGTTGCCCTTCTGGTTGTGGCCATCAGCCACACCTTCAACTACAAACGCGACTACTACATCCCCGCGGATGAAGTCGTTCGTACCGAAGCCGATCGCACCCGACTGCTGGCCAGCCATGTCTGA
- the cyoA gene encoding ubiquinol oxidase subunit II, whose translation MPPLKKFRGLLLLPVIALLAGCNAVLLRPSGDIATQQRDLIYISTGLMLIIIIPVIVLTLFFAWRYRRSNTKATYSPEWDHSTQLELVIWAVPLLIIIALGALTWISTHTLDPYRPLSRLDAQREIPAGTKPLVVEVVALDWKWLFFYPEEGIATVNELAAPVDRPITFKITASSVMNSFFIPALAGQIYAMPGMETKLHAVINEPGEFEGFSANYSGAGFSGMRFKFHGLSNGDFNQWLQKVKADGGELSRDGYLQLERPSEREPVRHYAGVAPGLYDAILNRCVENNRMCMKDMMAIDAGGGLGMPGTYNLASLDPATRNRLGIGDAPTRTYVAAMCTASDPTGALVSSSADRPL comes from the coding sequence ATGCCTCCCCTTAAAAAATTCCGCGGACTGCTCCTGCTTCCTGTCATCGCTCTGTTGGCAGGCTGTAACGCGGTACTGCTGCGTCCATCCGGCGACATCGCGACCCAGCAACGCGACCTCATCTATATCTCCACCGGCCTGATGCTGATCATCATCATCCCGGTGATCGTGCTCACGCTGTTCTTCGCCTGGCGCTATCGCAGGTCCAACACCAAGGCGACCTACTCCCCGGAATGGGACCACTCCACGCAGCTGGAGCTTGTGATCTGGGCCGTTCCCCTGCTCATCATCATCGCCCTGGGCGCGCTTACCTGGATCAGCACCCACACGCTGGACCCCTACCGCCCCTTGAGCCGCCTCGATGCCCAGCGCGAGATCCCGGCAGGCACCAAGCCCCTGGTGGTCGAAGTGGTGGCGCTCGACTGGAAATGGCTGTTCTTCTACCCGGAAGAAGGCATTGCCACCGTGAACGAACTGGCCGCCCCCGTGGATCGGCCCATCACCTTCAAGATCACGGCCTCGTCGGTGATGAACTCATTCTTCATCCCGGCCCTGGCTGGCCAGATCTACGCCATGCCCGGCATGGAGACCAAGCTGCACGCGGTCATCAACGAACCGGGTGAGTTCGAGGGCTTTTCCGCCAACTACAGCGGCGCGGGCTTCTCCGGCATGCGCTTCAAATTCCATGGCCTGAGCAACGGCGACTTCAATCAGTGGCTGCAAAAGGTCAAGGCCGATGGCGGCGAACTGAGCCGTGACGGCTATCTGCAACTTGAGCGCCCGAGCGAGCGCGAACCTGTGCGCCACTACGCTGGCGTGGCCCCGGGCCTGTACGACGCCATCCTGAACCGCTGCGTTGAGAACAATCGCATGTGCATGAAGGACATGATGGCCATCGACGCTGGCGGCGGCCTTGGCATGCCAGGCACCTACAATCTCGCCTCGCTTGACCCCGCGACACGCAATCGCCTGGGCATCGGCGATGCCCCCACCCGAACCTACGTCGCCGCGATGTGCACCGCCAGCGACCCGACCGGCGCCCTGGTTTCGTCCAGCGCCGACCGGCCTCTGTAA
- a CDS encoding MFS transporter, producing the protein MTFSVSPDPSELSSYAAERGTPAAVGHGDHGDHGIAPGEIAIGVVIGRASEYFDFFVYGIASVLVFPAVFFPFEPRLEGTLYAFIIFSFAFIARPLGSVAFMAIQRRWGRSTKLTVALFLLGISTAGMAFLPGYTSLGFASVVLLSVFRFCQGIALGGAWDGLPSLLALTAPQNRRGWYAMLGQLGAPIGFMVASGLFLFLHSKLSAEDFLEWGWRYPFYVAFAINVVALFARLRLVETSEYARLLEERELEPTNVGELVRTQGGNLFIGAFAALASYALFHLVTVFPLSWIALYATQPINDVLAVQMVGAVIAMGGMIVSGLIADRIGRRSTLGILACLIGVFSLFAPVLLGGSPFAQDVFILVGFALLGLSYGQAAGAVTANFASKYRYTGAALTSDLAWLIGAAFAPLVALGLSANFGLAYVSIYLLSGAICTLAALRLNRRALELRD; encoded by the coding sequence ATGACGTTCAGTGTGAGTCCGGATCCTTCTGAGCTTTCGTCCTATGCGGCGGAACGCGGTACACCAGCTGCTGTTGGCCATGGCGATCACGGCGACCACGGGATTGCCCCGGGTGAAATCGCCATTGGCGTGGTTATTGGGCGAGCGTCCGAATATTTCGACTTCTTCGTCTACGGGATCGCGTCGGTGTTGGTGTTCCCCGCGGTGTTCTTTCCATTCGAGCCGCGGCTGGAGGGCACGCTGTATGCATTCATCATCTTCTCCTTCGCCTTTATTGCCCGGCCGCTGGGCTCGGTGGCGTTCATGGCCATCCAGCGCAGATGGGGGCGCAGCACCAAACTGACGGTGGCGCTGTTCCTGCTGGGCATCTCCACCGCAGGCATGGCCTTTTTGCCGGGCTATACCAGCCTGGGATTCGCTTCGGTCGTGCTCTTGTCGGTGTTTCGCTTCTGCCAGGGTATTGCTCTGGGCGGGGCCTGGGATGGCCTTCCTTCCTTGCTGGCGCTGACCGCGCCCCAGAACCGGCGTGGCTGGTACGCCATGCTGGGCCAACTCGGTGCGCCGATCGGATTCATGGTGGCCAGCGGCCTGTTCCTGTTCCTGCACTCCAAGCTCTCGGCGGAGGACTTCCTGGAGTGGGGCTGGCGCTATCCGTTTTATGTCGCATTTGCGATCAATGTAGTGGCGTTGTTTGCCCGCCTGCGGCTGGTGGAAACCAGTGAATATGCCCGGCTGCTGGAAGAGCGCGAGCTGGAGCCGACCAATGTGGGTGAGCTGGTGCGCACCCAAGGTGGCAACTTGTTCATCGGTGCGTTTGCTGCATTGGCGAGTTACGCATTGTTTCACCTGGTCACGGTTTTCCCTCTGTCATGGATCGCCTTGTACGCAACGCAGCCAATCAACGACGTGCTGGCTGTGCAGATGGTGGGGGCGGTGATCGCAATGGGCGGCATGATCGTCTCGGGACTGATTGCGGACCGGATCGGTCGGCGTAGCACGCTGGGCATTCTGGCCTGCTTGATCGGGGTGTTCAGCCTGTTTGCACCTGTGCTGCTGGGAGGCAGCCCGTTTGCGCAGGATGTTTTCATCTTGGTGGGGTTTGCCTTGCTGGGCCTGTCTTATGGCCAGGCTGCGGGCGCCGTGACTGCCAATTTCGCCTCCAAGTACCGCTATACCGGTGCGGCGCTGACCTCGGACCTGGCCTGGTTGATCGGGGCTGCTTTTGCGCCGCTGGTGGCGCTGGGCCTGTCGGCCAATTTCGGGCTGGCGTATGTCAGCATCTATCTGCTCTCCGGCGCCATTTGCACCTTGGCGGCGCTGCGGCTCAATCGCCGGGCGCTGGAACTTCGGGACTGA
- a CDS encoding PQQ-dependent dehydrogenase, methanol/ethanol family, producing MTHDKKRHPPRLIWLACAALCAASAAQAAGGAATQVDGAWIQANGAKTENWPSYGLNYAETRFSKLDQVNAGNVKKLGLAWSYNLESTRGVEATPLVVDGVMYVSAAWSVVHAIDVRTGKQLWSFDPQVDKSKGYKGCCDVVNRGVALWKGKVFVGAFDGRLIALDAASGQKVWEKDTIANPKFSYTITGAPRVFKGKVFIGNGGAEFGARGYITAYDAETGEQKWRWFTVPGDPSQPFENEAMAAAAKTWDPSNKYWEAGGGGTAWDTLTFDPELNLMYVGVGNGSPWSQRKRSPKGGDNLYLASIVALDPDTGSYQWHYQETPGDNWDYTSTQPMILADLKIAGKPRKVILHAPKNGFFFVIDRTNGQFISAKNFVPVNWASGYDKNGRPIETAQARPDGKPFDAIPGPFGAHNWHPMSFNPQTGLVYLPAQNIPFNLMDDKSWSFNGNTPGQPMSGIGWNTAMFANMEPPKSKPFGRLIAWDPVKQKEVWRQEHVSPWNGGTLTTAGNLVFQGTADGRFVAYDARNGKQLWEAPTGTGVVAAPATYTVDGKQYVSIAAGWGGVYGLAQRATERQGPGTVYTFVLDGKEPMPAFVQQQAQKLVQGVPYDPKDVAAGTAPYVSNCVFCHGVPGVDRGGNIPNLGYLDAAYIQNLQAFIFKGPAVARGMPDFTGKLSSADADKIKAFIQGTADAVRPKAAAK from the coding sequence ATGACCCACGACAAGAAAAGACATCCGCCCCGTTTGATCTGGCTGGCTTGCGCGGCCCTGTGCGCGGCCTCAGCGGCCCAGGCGGCCGGCGGCGCGGCAACGCAGGTGGATGGCGCCTGGATCCAGGCCAACGGCGCCAAGACCGAGAACTGGCCCAGCTACGGGCTTAACTACGCTGAGACCCGCTTCAGCAAACTCGACCAGGTCAACGCCGGCAACGTGAAGAAGCTGGGCCTGGCCTGGTCCTACAACCTTGAATCCACACGCGGCGTTGAAGCCACGCCGCTGGTGGTCGATGGCGTGATGTACGTGAGCGCCGCCTGGAGCGTGGTGCATGCGATTGACGTGCGCACCGGCAAGCAGCTCTGGAGCTTCGACCCGCAGGTGGACAAATCCAAGGGTTACAAGGGCTGCTGCGACGTGGTCAACCGCGGCGTGGCGCTGTGGAAGGGCAAGGTCTTTGTCGGCGCCTTCGACGGCCGGCTGATCGCGCTGGATGCGGCCAGCGGCCAGAAGGTCTGGGAGAAAGACACCATAGCCAACCCCAAGTTCTCCTACACCATCACCGGCGCGCCGCGCGTGTTCAAGGGCAAGGTGTTCATCGGCAACGGCGGCGCTGAGTTTGGCGCGCGCGGCTACATCACCGCCTACGACGCCGAGACCGGCGAGCAGAAATGGCGCTGGTTCACCGTGCCGGGCGACCCGTCGCAACCGTTCGAGAACGAGGCCATGGCCGCCGCCGCCAAGACCTGGGACCCGAGCAACAAATACTGGGAAGCCGGTGGTGGCGGCACCGCATGGGACACGCTCACCTTCGACCCCGAGCTCAACCTGATGTACGTGGGCGTGGGCAACGGCTCGCCCTGGTCGCAGCGCAAGCGCAGCCCCAAGGGCGGCGACAACCTCTACCTGGCCTCCATCGTGGCGCTGGACCCTGACACCGGCAGCTACCAATGGCACTACCAGGAGACGCCGGGCGACAACTGGGACTACACCTCGACCCAGCCCATGATCCTGGCCGACCTGAAGATTGCCGGCAAGCCGCGCAAGGTGATCCTGCATGCGCCCAAGAACGGCTTCTTCTTTGTGATCGACCGCACCAATGGCCAGTTCATCTCGGCAAAGAACTTTGTGCCGGTGAACTGGGCCTCGGGCTACGACAAGAACGGCCGCCCGATCGAGACCGCGCAGGCCCGCCCTGACGGCAAGCCCTTCGATGCCATCCCCGGCCCGTTCGGCGCGCACAACTGGCACCCGATGTCGTTCAACCCGCAGACCGGGCTGGTCTACCTGCCGGCGCAGAACATTCCCTTCAACCTGATGGACGACAAGAGCTGGAGCTTCAACGGCAACACGCCGGGCCAACCCATGTCGGGCATAGGCTGGAACACCGCCATGTTCGCCAACATGGAGCCGCCCAAGAGCAAGCCTTTCGGTCGCCTGATCGCCTGGGACCCGGTGAAGCAGAAGGAAGTCTGGCGCCAGGAGCATGTCTCGCCCTGGAACGGCGGCACGCTGACCACTGCCGGCAACCTGGTGTTCCAGGGCACGGCCGACGGCAGATTTGTGGCCTACGATGCGCGCAACGGCAAACAGCTGTGGGAGGCGCCCACCGGCACCGGCGTGGTCGCAGCCCCCGCCACCTACACGGTGGACGGCAAGCAGTACGTCTCCATCGCGGCGGGCTGGGGCGGTGTCTACGGCCTGGCGCAGCGTGCCACCGAGCGCCAGGGCCCGGGCACGGTCTATACCTTTGTGCTCGACGGCAAGGAGCCGATGCCGGCCTTTGTGCAGCAACAGGCCCAGAAGCTGGTGCAGGGCGTGCCCTACGACCCGAAGGACGTCGCCGCCGGCACCGCGCCGTACGTGAGCAACTGCGTGTTCTGCCATGGTGTGCCGGGCGTGGACCGCGGCGGCAACATCCCCAACCTGGGCTACCTGGATGCCGCCTACATCCAGAACCTGCAGGCCTTCATCTTCAAGGGCCCGGCCGTGGCGCGTGGCATGCCGGACTTCACTGGCAAGCTCAGCAGCGCCGACGCGGACAAGATCAAGGCCTTTATCCAGGGCACGGCAGACGCGGTGCGGCCCAAGGCTGCGGCAAAGTGA